The following are from one region of the Streptomyces fradiae genome:
- a CDS encoding ABC transporter permease/substrate binding protein — MPRLPLGQWVDNTVDWLQAQFSWLFDAISTGVTGLYDGIDAVLSAPQPLLFAGMLAVVAWWLRGLTAGVLAFAGLALVDSIELWDDAMSTLSLVLVATLVTLVIAVPLGIWAARSKTVSAVLRPVLDFMQTMPAMVYLIPGIIFFGVGVVPGIIATIVFALPPGVRMTELGIRQVDGELVEAAEAFGTTPRNTLLRVQLPLALPTIMAGVNQVIMLGLSMVVIAGMVGGGGLGGAVYRAIGNVDIGLGFEAGISIVILAMYLDRMTGALGRQVSPLGRRAAAKARAARAARAGAKIWGHRPQPVTALVGVVILALVAGGMGFLGGGGGSSTTASGPNSGHGKKISLGYIPWDEGIASTFLWKELLERRGYEVDTKQLEAGALYTGLAGGQIDFQTDSWLPVTHAQYWEKYQNKLEDLGSWYGPTSLELTVPSYMKDVNSLADLKGKAGQFKGRIVGIEPSAGMMGILKDKVLKDYGLAGEYKVVDGSTPGMLAELKRAYDKKEPIAVTLWSPHWAYSTYDLKKLKDPKVSWGKGDGVHTLARKGFAAENPEVSAWLKNFKLSEKELTGLEAVIQETGKGKEQDAVRTWLDKNPGVAERLAPQ, encoded by the coding sequence GTGCCTAGGCTCCCCCTCGGCCAGTGGGTCGACAACACCGTCGACTGGCTCCAGGCCCAGTTCTCCTGGCTGTTCGACGCCATCAGCACCGGTGTCACCGGCCTCTACGACGGCATCGACGCCGTCCTGTCCGCACCCCAGCCGCTGCTCTTCGCCGGCATGCTCGCCGTCGTCGCCTGGTGGCTGCGCGGCCTCACCGCCGGTGTCCTCGCCTTCGCGGGCCTCGCCCTCGTCGACTCCATCGAGCTGTGGGACGACGCCATGTCGACCCTCTCGCTCGTGCTCGTCGCCACCCTCGTCACCCTGGTGATCGCGGTGCCCCTCGGCATCTGGGCGGCCCGCTCCAAGACCGTCAGCGCCGTGCTGCGCCCGGTCCTGGACTTCATGCAGACCATGCCGGCGATGGTCTACCTCATCCCCGGCATCATCTTCTTCGGCGTCGGCGTCGTCCCCGGCATCATCGCCACCATCGTCTTCGCCCTGCCGCCCGGCGTCCGCATGACCGAACTCGGCATCCGCCAGGTCGACGGCGAACTCGTCGAGGCCGCCGAGGCCTTCGGCACCACCCCGCGCAACACCCTGCTGCGCGTCCAGCTGCCGCTCGCGCTGCCCACCATCATGGCCGGCGTCAACCAGGTGATCATGCTCGGCCTCTCCATGGTCGTCATCGCCGGCATGGTCGGCGGCGGCGGACTCGGCGGCGCCGTCTACCGCGCCATCGGCAACGTCGACATCGGCCTCGGCTTCGAGGCCGGCATCTCCATCGTCATCCTCGCCATGTACCTCGACCGGATGACCGGCGCGCTGGGCCGCCAGGTCTCCCCGCTCGGCCGCCGCGCCGCCGCCAAGGCCCGCGCCGCGCGCGCCGCCCGGGCCGGCGCGAAGATCTGGGGCCACCGCCCGCAGCCCGTCACCGCCCTCGTCGGCGTCGTGATCCTCGCCCTCGTCGCCGGCGGCATGGGCTTCCTCGGCGGTGGCGGCGGCTCCTCCACCACCGCCTCCGGACCGAACTCCGGCCACGGCAAGAAGATCAGCCTCGGCTACATCCCCTGGGACGAGGGCATCGCCTCCACCTTCCTCTGGAAGGAGCTCCTGGAGCGCCGCGGCTACGAGGTCGACACCAAGCAGCTGGAGGCCGGCGCCCTCTACACCGGCCTCGCAGGCGGGCAGATCGACTTCCAGACCGACTCCTGGCTGCCCGTCACCCACGCCCAGTACTGGGAGAAGTACCAGAACAAGCTCGAAGACCTCGGCTCCTGGTACGGCCCCACCTCCCTGGAGCTCACCGTCCCCTCGTACATGAAGGACGTGAACAGCCTCGCCGACCTCAAGGGCAAGGCCGGGCAGTTCAAGGGCCGGATCGTCGGCATCGAGCCGAGCGCCGGAATGATGGGCATCCTCAAGGACAAGGTCCTCAAGGACTACGGCCTGGCGGGCGAGTACAAGGTCGTCGACGGCTCCACGCCCGGCATGCTGGCCGAACTCAAGCGCGCCTACGACAAGAAGGAGCCCATCGCGGTCACCCTCTGGTCGCCGCACTGGGCCTACTCCACCTACGACCTCAAGAAGCTCAAGGACCCCAAGGTCAGCTGGGGCAAGGGCGACGGCGTGCACACCCTGGCCCGCAAGGGCTTCGCCGCCGAGAACCCCGAGGTCAGCGCCTGGCTGAAGAACTTCAAGCTCAGCGAGAAGGAGCTCACCGGCCTGGAGGCCGTCATCCAGGAGACCGGCAAGGGCAAGGAGCAGGACGCCGTCCGCACCTGGCTCGACAAGAACCCGGGCGTCGCGGAGCGGCTCGCGCCGCAGTAG
- a CDS encoding TDT family transporter — MATLAPAHSVPGVTTPHARWTPVRHLGPNWYASVMGTAIVATAGATLPVDVPGLRTACTFVWALSFAMLLTLLAARTLHWTHHRDQARAHLADPAMAPFYGCLSMALLAVGGGTLLVGRDWIGTPAAVAVDAVLFAAGTAVGLAAAVAVPYLMVARHRIEAASPVWLLPVVAPMVSAALGPLLLPHVPEGQARTTLLLACYAMFGISLLATLVMLPLVFGRLVTGAPLPLALTPTLFLVLGPLGQSTTAANKFADAAPGLLPAPYTAGFSAFAVLYGVPVTGFALLWLALAGALVLRARRQGMGFSMTFWAFTFPVGTCVTGAEGLAQHTGLAAFRWLAVGLYVLLLAAWLFAGFRTVRGLLSGALLAAPGAPRPVTARTR; from the coding sequence ATGGCAACACTCGCTCCCGCACATTCGGTCCCCGGCGTCACCACCCCGCACGCCCGTTGGACCCCGGTCCGTCACCTCGGACCCAACTGGTACGCCTCGGTGATGGGCACGGCCATCGTCGCGACGGCCGGCGCCACCCTCCCCGTCGACGTCCCGGGCCTGCGCACGGCCTGCACCTTCGTCTGGGCCCTCTCCTTCGCCATGTTGCTGACCCTGCTCGCCGCCCGGACGCTGCACTGGACCCACCACCGCGACCAGGCCCGGGCGCATCTCGCGGACCCGGCGATGGCGCCGTTCTACGGCTGTCTGTCGATGGCGCTGCTCGCGGTGGGCGGCGGCACGCTGCTGGTGGGCCGCGACTGGATCGGGACGCCCGCCGCCGTCGCCGTCGACGCGGTGCTGTTCGCGGCGGGTACGGCGGTCGGCCTGGCCGCCGCGGTGGCGGTGCCGTATCTGATGGTCGCCCGGCACCGGATCGAGGCGGCGTCCCCGGTGTGGCTGCTGCCGGTGGTGGCCCCGATGGTGTCGGCGGCGCTCGGCCCGCTGCTCCTGCCCCACGTGCCGGAGGGCCAGGCCCGGACCACGCTGCTCCTCGCCTGCTACGCGATGTTCGGGATCAGCCTGCTCGCGACCCTGGTCATGCTGCCTCTGGTGTTCGGCCGCCTGGTGACCGGCGCCCCGCTGCCCCTCGCGCTGACCCCGACGCTGTTCCTGGTGCTCGGCCCGCTGGGCCAGTCGACGACGGCCGCGAACAAGTTCGCGGACGCCGCGCCGGGCCTGCTGCCCGCCCCGTACACCGCCGGCTTCTCGGCCTTCGCCGTGCTCTACGGCGTGCCGGTGACGGGGTTCGCGCTGCTGTGGCTGGCGCTCGCCGGGGCGCTCGTGCTGCGGGCCCGCCGGCAGGGCATGGGCTTCTCGATGACCTTCTGGGCGTTCACGTTCCCGGTCGGCACCTGCGTGACCGGCGCGGAGGGCCTGGCCCAGCACACCGGTCTCGCGGCCTTCCGCTGGCTGGCGGTCGGCCTGTACGTACTCCTCCTGGCCGCCTGGCTGTTCGCCGGGTTCAGGACCGTGCGGGGGCTGCTGAGCGGAGCGCTGCTCGCAGCACCCGGGGCGCCTCGGCCAGTGACGGCCCGTACCAGGTGA
- a CDS encoding helix-turn-helix domain-containing protein, producing MDDKESLRVGAAVKRRRRALQLTLAVVARRSGLSVPFLSQVENERARPSDRSLQLVAEALETTAAELLAAAEAARTVDVVRSDEELWDMPPGVRPLVRGRHQLQALEFTGEQDAGREFLHRNDELLYVADGAAEIEAEGRAYRLERGDSLYLSGGVRHRWRATAPATRLVFVSVADHVEATEE from the coding sequence ATGGACGACAAGGAGTCGTTGCGCGTGGGCGCGGCCGTCAAGCGGCGCCGCCGCGCACTCCAGCTCACCCTGGCCGTCGTCGCCCGGCGCAGCGGCCTGTCCGTGCCCTTCCTCAGCCAGGTCGAGAACGAGCGGGCCCGCCCCAGCGACCGCTCCCTCCAGCTCGTCGCCGAAGCCCTGGAGACCACCGCCGCCGAACTGCTCGCCGCCGCCGAGGCCGCGCGCACCGTCGACGTCGTCCGCTCCGACGAGGAGCTGTGGGACATGCCTCCGGGCGTACGGCCGCTGGTCCGCGGCCGGCACCAGCTGCAGGCCCTGGAGTTCACCGGCGAACAGGACGCCGGCCGCGAATTCCTGCACCGCAACGACGAGTTGCTGTACGTCGCCGACGGCGCCGCCGAGATCGAGGCCGAGGGGCGCGCGTACCGCCTCGAACGCGGCGACAGCCTCTATCTGTCGGGCGGGGTACGGCACCGCTGGCGGGCCACCGCGCCTGCCACGCGTCTGGTGTTCGTCTCCGTCGCCGACCACGTCGAAGCGACCGAGGAATAG
- a CDS encoding amidohydrolase, producing MRTRLVLSSARLLDPGSGTFLPETALAVSETGRIAALGDDREIRALAGPDTEVIDLGGAVLTAGLVDGHLHPVTGAELTHGLDLSRCTGLDEVRTALAGAVRELGRGDWLFGWGLDPNVFGDEPVGIAPFDTVLADAPAFLLLFDAHSALASRRALELAGVDGPRTFDQASAEVVCDAHGRPTGLLQEDAACELVERVAPRPTRTEQRERLAAALRAMAAAGLTGGHVMDANGDSLALLAELDEAGELPLRLRVAPWCQPGTDADGVRALIEQQGTGGALWRVNGVKLFMDGTIDNGTAWLERPDCHGESTHAFWPDPAAYTHIIGELHRAGVPTATHAIGDAAVRHALDAVEQAGRGVRHRIEHIETVPDDTLPRFAELGVLASMQPTHCCDFTRADHTDNWSRRLGEERAARAWRCRDLWDSGATVALGSDWPIAPFPPLGVMAGARHRRPTHDLTQPPHNPTQALTPLEALRAMTVNPAFAASEEHEAGRIAVGHRADLTVLGADPLSTPSTELADVPVVLTTVDGRVTHRSETV from the coding sequence GTGCGTACCCGTCTCGTCCTGTCCTCCGCCCGGCTGCTCGACCCCGGCAGCGGCACCTTCCTGCCGGAGACCGCGCTCGCCGTGTCCGAGACCGGCCGGATCGCCGCGCTCGGCGACGACCGGGAGATCCGCGCGCTCGCCGGCCCGGACACCGAGGTCATCGACCTGGGCGGCGCCGTGCTCACCGCCGGACTCGTCGACGGACACCTCCACCCGGTCACCGGCGCCGAACTCACCCACGGCCTCGACCTGTCCCGCTGCACCGGCCTCGACGAGGTCCGCACGGCCCTCGCCGGCGCGGTACGCGAACTCGGGCGCGGCGACTGGCTGTTCGGCTGGGGCCTCGACCCGAACGTGTTCGGCGACGAGCCCGTCGGCATCGCCCCCTTCGACACCGTCCTCGCCGACGCGCCCGCCTTCCTCCTGCTCTTCGACGCGCACTCGGCCCTCGCCAGCCGCCGCGCCCTCGAACTGGCCGGCGTCGACGGCCCCCGCACCTTCGACCAGGCCTCCGCCGAGGTCGTCTGCGACGCCCACGGAAGGCCGACCGGGCTGCTCCAGGAGGACGCGGCCTGCGAGCTCGTCGAACGCGTCGCGCCCCGCCCCACCCGTACCGAGCAGCGCGAACGCCTCGCCGCCGCCCTGCGCGCCATGGCCGCGGCCGGCCTCACCGGCGGCCACGTCATGGACGCCAACGGCGACAGCCTCGCCCTCCTCGCCGAACTCGACGAGGCCGGCGAACTCCCCCTCCGCCTCCGCGTCGCCCCCTGGTGCCAGCCCGGCACCGACGCCGACGGGGTGCGCGCGCTGATCGAGCAGCAGGGCACCGGCGGTGCGCTGTGGCGGGTGAACGGCGTCAAACTCTTCATGGACGGCACCATCGACAACGGCACGGCGTGGCTGGAACGCCCCGACTGCCACGGGGAGTCGACCCACGCGTTCTGGCCGGACCCCGCCGCCTACACCCACATCATCGGCGAGCTGCACCGGGCCGGCGTGCCCACCGCCACCCACGCGATCGGCGACGCGGCGGTACGGCACGCCCTCGACGCGGTCGAGCAGGCCGGGCGGGGCGTCCGGCACCGCATCGAGCACATCGAGACGGTCCCGGACGACACCCTGCCCCGGTTCGCCGAGCTGGGCGTCCTCGCCTCGATGCAGCCGACCCACTGCTGCGACTTCACCCGCGCCGACCACACCGACAACTGGTCCCGCCGCCTCGGCGAGGAGCGCGCCGCCCGCGCCTGGCGCTGCCGCGACCTGTGGGACTCCGGCGCCACCGTCGCCCTCGGCTCCGACTGGCCGATCGCCCCCTTCCCGCCCCTCGGCGTCATGGCCGGCGCCCGCCACCGCCGCCCCACCCACGACCTCACCCAGCCCCCGCACAACCCCACCCAGGCCCTCACCCCCCTGGAGGCCCTGCGCGCCATGACCGTCAACCCGGCGTTCGCCGCGTCCGAGGAACACGAGGCGGGCCGGATCGCGGTGGGCCACCGGGCGGACCTGACGGTGCTGGGCGCGGACCCGCTGTCGACGCCGTCGACGGAGCTTGCGGACGTTCCCGTCGTCCTCACGACGGTGGACGGGCGGGTGACGCACCGGAGCGAGACCGTCTGA
- a CDS encoding LysR family transcriptional regulator, translating into MSSVPSVPSVPTSGDVISLLSHRVPDLGALELLIAVARHGSLGRAAREVGITQPAASSRIRSMERQLGVALVDRSPRGSRLTDAGALVTDWARRIVEAAEAFDAGVQALRGRRDSRLRVAASMTIAEYLLPGWLIALRAERPDTAVSLLAGNSAAVAERLLGGDADLGFVEGLAVPEGLDGAVVAHDRLAVVTAPSHPWARRRKALDPAELAATPLVLRERGSGTRQVLDAALAGYGGLAQPLLELASTTAVKAAAVSAAGPAVLSELAVAEELASHRLVAVPVAGVLLRRDLRAVWPTGHRPTGPARDLLSLTRARPAG; encoded by the coding sequence ATGAGCAGTGTGCCGAGTGTGCCGAGTGTGCCGACGTCGGGTGACGTCATCAGTCTTCTGTCCCACCGGGTTCCCGACCTCGGCGCGCTCGAACTCCTCATCGCCGTCGCCCGGCACGGCAGCCTCGGCCGCGCCGCGCGCGAGGTCGGCATCACCCAGCCCGCGGCCAGCAGCCGCATCCGCTCCATGGAGCGGCAGCTCGGCGTCGCCCTCGTCGACCGCTCGCCGCGCGGATCGCGGCTCACCGACGCGGGCGCCCTCGTGACGGACTGGGCGCGGCGGATCGTCGAGGCAGCGGAGGCGTTCGACGCGGGCGTCCAGGCGCTGCGGGGGCGGCGGGACTCGCGGCTGCGGGTCGCCGCGTCCATGACCATCGCCGAGTATCTGCTGCCCGGGTGGCTGATCGCGCTGCGCGCGGAGCGGCCCGACACGGCGGTCTCGCTGCTCGCCGGGAACTCCGCGGCCGTCGCCGAGCGGCTGCTCGGCGGGGACGCGGACCTCGGCTTCGTGGAGGGCCTCGCCGTCCCCGAGGGCCTCGACGGCGCCGTCGTCGCCCACGACCGGCTCGCCGTCGTCACGGCGCCCTCGCACCCGTGGGCGCGGCGGCGCAAGGCCCTCGACCCGGCGGAGCTGGCGGCGACGCCGCTGGTCCTGCGGGAGCGGGGGTCAGGCACCCGGCAGGTCCTCGACGCGGCGCTCGCCGGGTACGGGGGGCTCGCCCAGCCGCTCCTGGAGCTCGCCTCCACGACGGCGGTCAAGGCGGCGGCGGTGAGCGCGGCGGGGCCGGCCGTCCTGAGCGAACTCGCGGTCGCGGAGGAGCTGGCCTCGCACCGGCTGGTGGCGGTGCCGGTGGCGGGCGTCCTGCTGCGCCGGGACCTCCGGGCGGTCTGGCCGACGGGCCACCGCCCGACGGGCCCGGCGCGGGACCTGCTGTCGCTGACGAGGGCGAGGCCGGCGGGGTGA
- a CDS encoding helical backbone metal receptor translates to MGVRVVSLVPSLTEAVAVSAPPGTLVGATDWCSHPAELGDGVVRIGGTKNPDTAAVAALRPDLVIANEEENRAPDLEALRAAGIEVLVTEVRTLDQAFSELDRVLAACGVRNRPGWLDAAEGAWAGAGAGAGAGAGAGGWAGGAGSEGDEPPRTAVVPIWRRPWMVLGRDTFAGDLLARLGVRNLYADHPERYPKVPLDELRAAAPELVVLPDEPYRFTRDDGPEAFPGTAAALVDGRHLTWYGPSLAEAPRVLRAALRSAAPARS, encoded by the coding sequence ATGGGTGTGCGGGTCGTCTCCCTGGTGCCCTCGCTGACCGAGGCCGTCGCCGTCTCCGCGCCGCCGGGCACGCTCGTCGGTGCCACCGACTGGTGCAGTCACCCGGCCGAGCTCGGGGACGGGGTGGTGCGGATCGGCGGCACCAAGAATCCGGACACCGCCGCCGTCGCGGCCCTCCGGCCCGATCTGGTGATCGCCAACGAGGAGGAGAACCGGGCGCCGGACCTGGAGGCGCTGAGGGCTGCCGGGATCGAGGTGCTGGTCACCGAGGTGCGGACCCTGGACCAGGCCTTCAGTGAGCTGGACCGGGTGCTCGCCGCTTGTGGTGTACGGAACCGGCCAGGCTGGCTGGACGCCGCCGAGGGAGCCTGGGCTGGGGCTGGGGCTGGGGCTGGGGCTGGGGCTGGGGCCGGGGGCTGGGCCGGGGGCGCGGGCTCCGAGGGCGACGAGCCGCCTCGTACCGCCGTCGTACCGATCTGGCGGCGGCCCTGGATGGTCCTCGGCCGCGACACCTTCGCCGGCGACCTGCTCGCCCGGCTCGGCGTGCGCAACCTCTACGCCGACCATCCCGAGCGCTACCCCAAGGTGCCGCTCGACGAGCTCCGCGCCGCCGCGCCCGAGCTCGTCGTCCTGCCCGACGAGCCCTACCGCTTCACCCGCGACGACGGCCCGGAGGCCTTCCCCGGGACCGCGGCCGCGCTCGTCGACGGACGACACCTCACCTGGTACGGGCCGTCACTGGCCGAGGCGCCCCGGGTGCTGCGAGCAGCGCTCCGCTCAGCAGCCCCCGCACGGTCCTGA